One window of the Sphaerochaeta associata genome contains the following:
- a CDS encoding thiamine ABC transporter substrate-binding protein: MNKHRYVCVLVAILTLSFSVFAQPAKESKELVVYAYDAFCGDWGPGPAIVEEFEKQHGIKVNLVSAGDAVEMMTKVISEADNPWADVVIGITDDMAQKVYDANVLERYESAALSDIPAFLHFDPSYRLLPFDYGNFAFVVDTERMKAEDVPTSLASLVDPKYKNKVILIDPRTSSVGLGLLLWTIEVFGEKEYLTWWKAMKENALTITDGWSSAYGLFTEGEAPLVLSYSTSPVYHVTYEETTRYQTVLFSEGHSTTIEGAGILSSSKQKGIAQKFVDYLLTEAQLTIALANSMYPVNSKTELPAAFDYAPKPQKSLSMDTKMLAKNLDRWLTEWTQVMSK; this comes from the coding sequence ATGAACAAGCATCGGTACGTATGTGTTTTGGTTGCCATCCTTACACTCTCTTTCTCTGTATTTGCACAACCGGCCAAGGAATCGAAAGAGTTGGTTGTGTACGCCTACGACGCATTCTGCGGAGACTGGGGTCCCGGTCCTGCAATCGTCGAGGAGTTTGAGAAACAGCATGGCATCAAAGTAAACCTGGTAAGTGCGGGAGACGCCGTGGAGATGATGACCAAGGTCATCAGCGAAGCAGACAACCCTTGGGCGGATGTAGTGATCGGCATCACCGACGACATGGCTCAGAAGGTGTATGATGCGAATGTGCTTGAGCGGTACGAAAGTGCTGCACTCTCAGACATTCCAGCATTCCTTCACTTCGATCCCTCCTATCGGCTGCTGCCGTTCGACTACGGCAATTTTGCGTTCGTCGTCGATACCGAGCGAATGAAGGCAGAGGATGTTCCAACTTCACTTGCCTCCCTTGTCGATCCCAAATACAAGAACAAGGTGATCCTCATTGACCCACGTACTTCTTCAGTAGGTTTGGGTTTGTTGCTCTGGACCATCGAGGTGTTCGGAGAGAAAGAGTACCTGACTTGGTGGAAAGCAATGAAGGAGAATGCCCTGACGATCACCGACGGATGGTCCAGCGCCTACGGACTCTTTACCGAGGGAGAGGCCCCCTTGGTGCTCAGCTACTCCACCAGTCCTGTTTACCATGTGACCTATGAAGAGACCACCCGCTATCAGACAGTATTATTCTCCGAGGGCCATAGTACCACCATAGAAGGAGCAGGCATCCTCTCATCAAGCAAACAGAAGGGAATTGCACAGAAATTTGTAGACTATCTGCTTACCGAAGCTCAACTTACCATTGCCTTGGCCAATTCGATGTATCCGGTCAACAGCAAGACTGAGCTCCCCGCTGCTTTCGACTATGCCCCGAAACCGCAAAAGAGCCTCTCAATGGATACTAAAATGCTTGCAAAAAACCTCGATAGATGGCTTACTGAATGGACACAGGTAATGAGTAAATGA